The Cervus canadensis isolate Bull #8, Minnesota chromosome 29, ASM1932006v1, whole genome shotgun sequence genome includes a window with the following:
- the LOC122431391 gene encoding olfactory receptor 10G4-like has product MTNASLVTTFILSGLPHMPELDTFLFGSFLVIYVLTVVGNLLIMLVIIMDPHLHTPMYYFLSNLSFIDMWYCTVTVPKMLMTLVSPEGSAISFPSCVAQLYSFHFLGSTECFLYTVMSYDRFLAISYPLRYTSMMSGRTCAILATTTWLSGSLHSAVQTTLTFHLPLCGPNQIQHYFCDAPPILKLACADTSTVEMVIFVNIGVVASGCFFLIMLSYVSIVHSILKIRTSEGRWRAFQTCSSHCTVVLCFFVPCVFIYLRPGSKETMDRVVAVFYTVLTPLLNPVVYTLRNKEVKKPLLKLKDKVVHFQSK; this is encoded by the coding sequence ATGACAAATGCGAGCCTGGTGACAACATTCATCCTCTCGGGCCTTCCCCACATGCCAGAGCTGGACACATTCCTCTTTGGAAGCTTCCTGGTGATCTATGTCCTCACTGTGGTGGGGAACCTACTCATCATGCTGGTGATTATCATGGATCCCCAcctgcacacccccatgtactacTTCCTGAGCAACCTGTCCTTCATTGACATGTGGTACTGCACGGTCACTGTGCCCAAAATGCTGATGACCCTGGTGTCCCCAGAAGGCAGTGCTATCTCCTTTCCCAGCTGTGTGGCCCAGCTCTACTCCTTCCACTTCCTGGGCAGCACCGAGTGCTTCCTCTACACCGTCATGTCCTATGACCGCTTCCTGGCCATCAGTTACCCGCTCAGGTACACCAGCATGATGAGTGGGAGGACGTGTGCCATCCTGGCCACaaccacgtggctcagtggttcTCTGCACTCTGCTGTCCAGACCACACTGACATTCCATTTGCCCCTCTGTGGACCCAACCAGATCCAGCATTACTTCTGTGATGCACCGCCCATCCTCAAACTGGCCTGTGCAGACACCTCCACCGTGGAGATGGTGATCTTTGTCAACATTGGGGTGGTGGCCTCAGGCTGCTTTTTCCTGATAATGCTGTCCTACGTGTCCATCGTCCATTCCATCCTGAAGATCCGCACCTCAGAGGGGCGATGGAGAGCCTTCCAGACTTGTTCCTCCCACTGCACTGtggttctttgtttctttgttccctGTGTTTTCATTTACCTGAGACCAGGCTCCAAGGAGACTATGGACAGGGTTGTGGCTGTTTTCTACACTGTGCTGACACCCCTTCTGAACCCTGTGGTCTACACCCTGAGGAACAAGGAAGTGAAGAAACCTCTGTTGAAGCTGAAAGACAAAGTAGTGCATTTTCAGAGCAAATAA